Proteins co-encoded in one candidate division WOR-3 bacterium genomic window:
- a CDS encoding tetratricopeptide repeat protein — protein sequence MNCPKCGFKNPDGARFCNQCGAQLQMIAPRRDRGQRRRVAVLFSDISGFTPLSESLDPEEVRDLIDACLQRLAGVIYQYDGYIDKFIGDCIMALFGAPVTHEDDPLRAVIAALEQMKEIKKFNREKNLDLSLSIGINYGLVATGDLGRPGEYTVMGDVVNLAQRLQYAAPRGRIYASEEIFENTKNEINYKKLKKIRVKGKRELITVYEPQGVKRHYSLRRIKELPLIGRSDELRHLLKIFAEARAGRGGVVSVVGEAGIGKSKLTFEFKKQIKNHACILEGRGIEYLHASPYLVLKELTKELLGVKPDDSKEAAARKLTGFIKKTDPASLKKTTIFLKYFLDMSLNRADYNRFESMRARDRIRMINEALISFFIAVSRNKPLVMIFEDCHWIDSETVNFMRRFAKEIVDKKIMVLALFRPEFNIGKGISRLAHYSRINLGPLPEKDAVILVHNLLQCRRIDEKLVKLLMKKSNRIPFYIHELTNNLVAGDAITVSDGVAYLKRGKESAVPRTLDELVMAKIDRLNTELRTIVDIASVIGDEFSTRVLNTMLELDQRLTNDLALLVQKGIIRVLKQGEAGTSDKETYTFSHSLMREAVYQSLLKQTRKEYHKQIGYAIELVYSENLREYYDTLANHFLLGGVKEKAVEYLEKAGDRKRELYLNEEAISLYTQSLGLLDKSEKLRSARIYEKLGNIYELIGEYDSARQAYRTMARSAGKELLWKVKASVATAKLDISRGLFDEAVDLLNRAGKALKRLRKPGVDAKIELANILRIECWVYRIKGRVNKAEEKGLEAIAILKSIKHLEGEKGYNAKHVLLLAHHALAIVYSFKGEYDRAIHLLEEALIIAEDLGNRRALGDAYNNLGTIYRTQGRFEQAINAFSNKLEISRELGDKSGIGIAYCNLGNVYENKGEYEKAINFHNDYLKISEELGNKHGIGQAAHNLGVAYWKKGEYGRAIKSLEKSLRISEELGDKRMVSLTLEALGEVYASRFEFPKAVKLFNGCLRMSRKLGDKWSVGSASYHLGYIYTRISELRKAEKYLSTAKDIFEKIGNKVAIGNTYTAFSELRIQQNRFEEALHFANAALKLAEETNSTEMKITALKNTALVYDMKDSAVFRKRSRQLFKKAVTIARKLNNKRLLADLYYDYAAVLKRGDKKVDKKSGDRYYRQALKYYQQLKIKRKKRF from the coding sequence ATGAATTGTCCCAAGTGTGGTTTTAAAAACCCCGACGGAGCACGGTTCTGCAATCAGTGCGGTGCACAGCTCCAGATGATTGCACCCCGACGGGATAGAGGTCAGAGAAGGCGCGTCGCCGTACTCTTCAGTGATATTTCCGGCTTTACTCCGCTTTCCGAGAGTCTTGATCCGGAAGAGGTGAGGGATTTGATCGATGCCTGCCTTCAGCGCCTCGCCGGTGTTATCTATCAATATGACGGTTACATCGATAAGTTCATCGGTGATTGTATAATGGCGCTTTTCGGCGCACCTGTCACCCATGAAGACGACCCTTTGCGGGCGGTGATCGCCGCTCTGGAACAGATGAAAGAGATCAAAAAGTTCAATCGGGAGAAGAATCTGGACCTTTCTCTTTCCATCGGAATAAATTACGGTCTGGTGGCGACCGGTGATCTGGGAAGACCCGGTGAATATACGGTGATGGGTGATGTCGTAAATCTCGCTCAGAGACTTCAGTATGCCGCACCGCGCGGCAGAATCTATGCAAGCGAGGAAATTTTCGAGAATACAAAGAATGAAATAAATTATAAAAAACTGAAAAAGATCCGCGTCAAAGGGAAAAGAGAGTTGATCACGGTCTATGAGCCCCAGGGCGTCAAGCGTCACTACTCCCTTCGCAGGATAAAAGAGCTTCCTTTAATCGGCAGGAGTGATGAGCTGCGCCATTTATTGAAGATCTTCGCCGAAGCCAGGGCGGGAAGAGGCGGAGTGGTTTCTGTGGTCGGTGAAGCCGGCATCGGCAAGTCCAAATTGACCTTTGAATTTAAAAAACAGATAAAGAATCATGCCTGTATTCTGGAAGGTAGGGGGATTGAATATCTTCATGCTTCACCGTATCTGGTTCTGAAAGAACTCACAAAAGAACTTTTAGGAGTCAAACCAGATGATTCAAAAGAAGCCGCCGCCAGGAAGCTGACAGGGTTTATCAAAAAGACAGACCCTGCTTCACTTAAAAAAACAACGATATTCTTGAAATACTTTCTGGATATGAGTTTAAATCGTGCGGACTATAATCGATTCGAGTCGATGAGGGCGAGAGACAGGATCAGGATGATTAATGAGGCACTCATTTCCTTCTTCATCGCGGTGTCCCGTAATAAACCGCTCGTTATGATATTTGAAGACTGCCATTGGATTGATTCTGAGACCGTGAACTTTATGAGACGTTTCGCAAAGGAGATCGTGGATAAGAAGATAATGGTGCTCGCCCTGTTCAGACCGGAATTCAATATTGGAAAAGGTATTTCACGATTGGCACATTATTCCCGGATAAATTTAGGACCTCTTCCGGAAAAAGACGCCGTGATACTGGTTCATAACTTACTGCAGTGCAGGCGGATAGACGAAAAACTCGTGAAACTTCTTATGAAGAAATCAAACCGCATACCGTTCTATATTCACGAACTTACCAATAATCTTGTAGCCGGCGATGCCATCACAGTGAGTGACGGAGTGGCATATCTGAAACGGGGTAAAGAATCAGCGGTTCCCCGTACCCTTGATGAATTGGTGATGGCGAAGATCGACAGGTTGAATACTGAGTTGAGGACGATCGTCGATATTGCATCGGTGATCGGCGATGAATTTTCAACCAGGGTTTTAAATACGATGCTTGAGCTGGATCAGAGATTGACTAATGATCTGGCGCTTCTCGTCCAGAAAGGAATCATCCGTGTTTTAAAACAGGGAGAAGCAGGAACATCGGATAAAGAGACCTATACCTTTTCCCATTCATTGATGAGGGAGGCGGTCTATCAATCACTTTTGAAGCAGACGAGAAAAGAGTATCATAAACAGATCGGTTATGCAATCGAACTTGTTTATTCGGAAAATTTAAGGGAATATTACGACACCTTAGCGAACCACTTTTTGCTCGGCGGTGTGAAGGAAAAGGCCGTCGAGTATCTGGAAAAAGCCGGCGATCGTAAGAGAGAGTTATACCTGAATGAAGAGGCGATCTCTCTTTATACACAGAGCCTCGGTTTGCTCGATAAATCGGAGAAGTTGCGCAGTGCCCGGATTTATGAGAAGCTGGGGAATATTTATGAGTTGATCGGTGAATATGATTCAGCCAGACAGGCATATCGGACAATGGCGCGCAGTGCCGGTAAAGAACTTTTATGGAAAGTGAAGGCGTCGGTGGCAACGGCGAAACTCGACATTTCCCGGGGATTGTTTGATGAGGCTGTTGATTTATTGAATAGAGCAGGTAAGGCGTTGAAGAGATTGAGGAAGCCGGGGGTTGATGCAAAGATCGAACTCGCCAATATTCTGAGGATTGAATGCTGGGTTTATCGAATCAAGGGGAGGGTGAATAAGGCGGAAGAAAAGGGGCTTGAAGCCATTGCTATTCTTAAAAGTATTAAGCATCTTGAAGGAGAGAAGGGATATAATGCAAAACACGTATTATTGCTGGCGCATCACGCCCTGGCGATTGTATATTCTTTTAAAGGTGAGTATGACAGGGCGATACATCTGCTGGAAGAGGCATTGATTATTGCCGAAGACCTCGGCAACAGAAGGGCGCTCGGCGATGCCTATAATAATCTCGGTACGATCTATCGAACCCAGGGCAGATTTGAACAGGCGATCAACGCCTTTTCCAATAAATTGGAGATAAGCCGGGAACTCGGGGACAAGAGCGGTATCGGAATCGCTTATTGTAATCTGGGTAATGTCTATGAGAATAAGGGAGAGTATGAAAAGGCGATCAATTTTCACAACGACTATTTAAAGATTTCCGAAGAACTCGGCAACAAACACGGCATCGGTCAGGCCGCCCATAATCTGGGCGTTGCCTATTGGAAGAAAGGTGAATATGGCCGTGCAATCAAATCACTCGAAAAATCACTGCGGATAAGCGAGGAACTCGGGGATAAAAGAATGGTAAGTTTGACTCTCGAAGCCCTGGGCGAAGTGTATGCCAGCAGATTTGAATTCCCTAAGGCGGTTAAATTATTCAATGGGTGCCTGCGGATGAGCAGAAAACTCGGTGATAAATGGAGTGTCGGAAGTGCATCATACCATCTCGGCTATATCTATACCAGGATTTCAGAGCTGCGGAAAGCAGAGAAATATTTAAGCACGGCTAAGGATATTTTTGAAAAGATCGGTAATAAAGTCGCTATCGGAAATACCTATACAGCCTTTTCAGAACTACGGATTCAGCAGAACAGATTCGAAGAAGCCCTTCATTTTGCGAATGCTGCATTGAAACTGGCAGAGGAAACCAATTCAACGGAAATGAAGATTACGGCGTTGAAAAATACGGCGCTTGTCTATGATATGAAAGACTCAGCGGTATTTCGAAAGAGATCAAGGCAGCTCTTTAAGAAAGCAGTCACCATAGCCCGGAAGTTGAATAATAAACGTCTGCTCGCTGATCTTTATTATGACTACGCCGCTGTTTTGAAGAGGGGGGACAAAAAAGTAGATAAAAAATCCGGGGATCGATATTACAGACAGGCGTTAAAATATTATCAGCAGTTGAAGATAAAGAGAAAGAAAAGGTTCTGA